Proteins co-encoded in one Brassica oleracea var. oleracea cultivar TO1000 chromosome C4, BOL, whole genome shotgun sequence genomic window:
- the LOC106337155 gene encoding biotin synthase has product MMLARFVFRSQLRPSLSARQSASYSSASAASAEAERTIREGPRNDWSKDEIKAVYDSPVLDILFHGAQVHRHVHNFREVQQCTLLSIKTGGCSEDCSYCPQSSRYDTGVKAQRLMSKDAVIVAAKKAKEAGSTRFCMGAAWRDTIGRKTNFKQILEYIKEIRGMGMEVCCTLGMIEKQQALELKKAGLTAYNHNLDTSREYYPNVITTRSYDERLETLEHVRDAGINVCSGGIIGLGEAEEDRVGLLHTLATLPSHPESVPINALLAVKGTPLEDQKPVEIWEMIRMIGTARIVMPKAMVRLSAGRVRFSMPEQALCFLAGANSIFTGEKLLTTPNNDFDADQLMFKTLGLTPKPPSFSEDDSESENCEKVASSH; this is encoded by the exons ATGATGCTTGCTCGATTCGTATTTCGATCTCAGCTCAGACCTTCTCTCTCCGCCCGACAATCTGCTTCTTACTCCTCTGCTTCCGCAGCCTCAGCTGAAGCCGAAAGAACGATCCGTGAAGGTCCGAGAAATGACTGGAGCAAAGATGAAATCAAAGCCGTCTATGACTCTCCCGTTCTTGACATCCTCTTCCATGGA GCACAGGTTCATAGGCATGTTCATAACTTCAGGGAAGTGCAGCAATGTACTCTCCTCTCCATAAAGACTGGAGGGTGCAGTGAGGACTGTTCTTATTGTCCTCAGTCCTCCAGATATGACACTGGAGTCAAGGCCCAAAGACTCATGTCCAAGGACGCTGTCATTGTTGCTGCTAAGAAG GCAAAAGAAGCTGGAAGCACACGGTTTTGCATGGGTGCTGCGTGGAGAGATACAATAGGACGCAAAACCAATTTCAAGCAGATACTTGAGTACATCAAAGAGATAAG AGGCATGGGGATGGAAGTTTGCTGCACATTGGGCATGATTGAGAAGCAACAAGCGTTAGAGCTGAAGAAGGCCGGCCTCACTGCTTATAACCACAATCTTGATACTTCAAGAGAGTACTACCCCAACGTCATCACTACTAGAAGTTATGATGAACGTCTTGAAACTCTTGAGCATGTTCGTGATGCTGGTATCAACGTCTGTTCAG GAGGAATAATAGGGCTTGGGGAGGCAGAAGAGGACAGAGTAGGTTTATTACACACATTGGCAACACTTCCTTCTCACCCTGAGAGTGTTCCCATCAACGCTCTGCTAGCAGTGAAAGGCACTCCTCTTGAAGACCAGAAG CCGGTTGAGATATGGGAGATGATCAGGATGATTGGAACAGCAAGGATCGTGATGCCAAAAGCAATGGTGAGGCTATCTGCTGGTAGAGTCCGGTTCTCGATGCCCGAGCAAGCCCTGTGTTTTCTAGCTGGTGCAAACTCTATCTTCACTGGAGAGAAGCTTTTGACAACACCCAACAATGACTTTGACGCGGACCAACTCATGTTCAAGACGCTGGGACTCACTCCTAAACCCCCAAGTTTCTCTGAAGATGATTCTGAGTCAGAGAATTGCGAGAAAGTTGCTTCTTCTCACTAA